A window of Salmo trutta chromosome 31, fSalTru1.1, whole genome shotgun sequence contains these coding sequences:
- the LOC115169450 gene encoding C-C motif chemokine 4, giving the protein MKALLSLLLLFTTALLMSTTSAQAGGSVTSCCLEIKGTTVRRNLIVSYYLQDTAMCNIKAVTFVTVKGKRICSGTSNPWAQKTMQYLMEKSKSHTLQKHHISSTTTSTTTTTANNNPHKTTFSAHNPKIASQWSTTHHKT; this is encoded by the exons ATGaaggccctcctctctctcctgcttctcTTCACCACCGCTCTACTGATGTCCACTACTTCTGCTCAAG CCGGTGGATCAGTAACCTCCTGCTGTTTGGAGATTAAAGGCACTACAGTGCGGCGTAACCTGATCGTTTCCTACTACCTACAGGACACAGCCATGTgtaacatcaaggcagtgac GTTTGTCACAGTGAAGGGCAAACGAATCTGCTCTGGCACTTCCAACCCCTGGGCACAGAAAACCATGCAGTACCTGATGGAGAAGAGCAAGTCTCACACACTGCAAAAACATCACATCAGCTcaactactacttctactacaaccaccactgcCAACAACAACCCACACAAAACAACATTTTCAGCTCACAACCCCAAAATTGCTTCTCAATGGTCAACAACTCACCACAAGACGTAG
- the LOC115169452 gene encoding C-C motif chemokine 4-like: MQLCYGPIACLALFAVVLSLTATDTDANKVHNCCTKVSKQKITGPIIGARLQKKALPCVNAVIFETEDGETICSHWKESWVRKAFFQLEMARKSLDTQNTTATYP; encoded by the exons ATGCAGCTGTGCTACGGACCAATAGCGTGCCTCGCTCTCTTCGCCGTCGTTCTCTCGTTAACGGCCACTGACACTG ATGCAAACAAGGTTCACAACTGTTGCACAAAGGTCTCCAAGCAGAAAATCACAGGTCCCATCATCGGCGCCAGATTGCAGAAAAAGGCCCTTCCCTGTGTCAATGCTGTCAT CTTCGAGACTGAAGATGGAGAGACCATCTGCAGCCATTGGAAAGAGTCCTGGGTTCGAAAAGCATTCTTTCAACTGGA GATGGCCAGAAAGTCACTGGACACACAGAACACCACCGCCACATACCCATAG
- the si:ch211-122l24.6 gene encoding uncharacterized protein si:ch211-122l24.6 isoform X5: MDLSLFHLCHFTLTSKFHHFLGFALQLLRYGGRLTEMKTVQTSHGDTVCKMGMSLSYPLVKEPESYVDPDLNEEYSYDWNTSVLDLKNQFPHWTADDLLNLRRQFEIFDTNKDRLLDFSEFCASLNMVNDASTMEARKEMFNTADKDNYKSINFEEYLQLMYDLKQGTPVPKPLESEDDKDTATGDIICEVARMDTFQQMCYGVF, encoded by the exons ATGGACCTTTCCTTATTTCATCTCTGCCATTTTACACTGACTTCGAAGTTCCATCACTTTCTAGGGTTTGCGTTACAGTTGCTGCGATATGGTGGACGCCTAACAGAAATGAAAACG GTGCAAACTAGCCACGGTGACACAGTTTGCAAGATGGGGATGTCGTTGTCATATCCACTGGTGAAAGAGCCAGAAAGTTATGTGGATCCTGATTTAAATGAAG AGTACAGCTACGACTGGAACACCAGCGTGTTGGATCTGAAGAACCAGTTTCCCCACTGGACAGCTGATGACCTGCTCAACCTGAGACGGCAGTTTGAGATTTTTGACACCAACAAAGACCGCCTGCTGGACTTCAGCGAGTT TTGCGCTTCTCTGAACATGGTCAACGATGCATCAACTATGGAGGCCAGGAAAGAAATGTTTAATACAGCGGACAAGGACAACTACAAGTCCATCAACTTCGAGGAGTACCTCCAG CTGATGTATGACCTTAAGCAGGGCACGCCGGTCCCCAAGCCCCTCGAGAGCGAGGACGACAAGGACACGGCCACCGGTGACATAATCTGTGAAGTGGCACGCATGGACACCTTCCAGCAGATGTGCTACGGCGTCTtctaa
- the si:ch211-122l24.6 gene encoding uncharacterized protein si:ch211-122l24.6 isoform X1 translates to MDLSLFHLCHFTLTSKFHHFLGFALQLLRYGGRLTEMKTVQTSHGDTVCKMGMSLSYPLVKEPESYVDPDLNEDSDEMNFAMEMHEINLSYTYDMIQQRIRSIKESAKFDKYSYDWNTSVLDLKNQFPHWTADDLLNLRRQFEIFDTNKDRLLDFSEFCASLNMVNDASTMEARKEMFNTADKDNYKSINFEEYLQLMYDLKQGTPVPKPLESEDDKDTATGDIICEVARMDTFQQMCYGVF, encoded by the exons ATGGACCTTTCCTTATTTCATCTCTGCCATTTTACACTGACTTCGAAGTTCCATCACTTTCTAGGGTTTGCGTTACAGTTGCTGCGATATGGTGGACGCCTAACAGAAATGAAAACG GTGCAAACTAGCCACGGTGACACAGTTTGCAAGATGGGGATGTCGTTGTCATATCCACTGGTGAAAGAGCCAGAAAGTTATGTGGATCCTGATTTAAATGAAG ACTCCGACGAGATGAATTTTGCAATGGAAATGCATGAGATTAACCTGAGCTACACATACGACATGATCCAGCAGAGGATCCGCTCTATCAAAGAGTCCGCCAAATTTGACA AGTACAGCTACGACTGGAACACCAGCGTGTTGGATCTGAAGAACCAGTTTCCCCACTGGACAGCTGATGACCTGCTCAACCTGAGACGGCAGTTTGAGATTTTTGACACCAACAAAGACCGCCTGCTGGACTTCAGCGAGTT TTGCGCTTCTCTGAACATGGTCAACGATGCATCAACTATGGAGGCCAGGAAAGAAATGTTTAATACAGCGGACAAGGACAACTACAAGTCCATCAACTTCGAGGAGTACCTCCAG CTGATGTATGACCTTAAGCAGGGCACGCCGGTCCCCAAGCCCCTCGAGAGCGAGGACGACAAGGACACGGCCACCGGTGACATAATCTGTGAAGTGGCACGCATGGACACCTTCCAGCAGATGTGCTACGGCGTCTtctaa
- the si:ch211-122l24.6 gene encoding uncharacterized protein si:ch211-122l24.6 isoform X7: MRNVQTSHGDTVCKMGMSLSYPLVKEPESYVDPDLNEEYSYDWNTSVLDLKNQFPHWTADDLLNLRRQFEIFDTNKDRLLDFSEFCASLNMVNDASTMEARKEMFNTADKDNYKSINFEEYLQLMYDLKQGTPVPKPLESEDDKDTATGDIICEVARMDTFQQMCYGVF; the protein is encoded by the exons ATGAGAAAT GTGCAAACTAGCCACGGTGACACAGTTTGCAAGATGGGGATGTCGTTGTCATATCCACTGGTGAAAGAGCCAGAAAGTTATGTGGATCCTGATTTAAATGAAG AGTACAGCTACGACTGGAACACCAGCGTGTTGGATCTGAAGAACCAGTTTCCCCACTGGACAGCTGATGACCTGCTCAACCTGAGACGGCAGTTTGAGATTTTTGACACCAACAAAGACCGCCTGCTGGACTTCAGCGAGTT TTGCGCTTCTCTGAACATGGTCAACGATGCATCAACTATGGAGGCCAGGAAAGAAATGTTTAATACAGCGGACAAGGACAACTACAAGTCCATCAACTTCGAGGAGTACCTCCAG CTGATGTATGACCTTAAGCAGGGCACGCCGGTCCCCAAGCCCCTCGAGAGCGAGGACGACAAGGACACGGCCACCGGTGACATAATCTGTGAAGTGGCACGCATGGACACCTTCCAGCAGATGTGCTACGGCGTCTtctaa
- the si:ch211-122l24.6 gene encoding calcium-binding protein J isoform X3, which translates to MRNVQTSHGDTVCKMGMSLSYPLVKEPESYVDPDLNEDSDEMNFAMEMHEINLSYTYDMIQQRIRSIKESAKFDKYSYDWNTSVLDLKNQFPHWTADDLLNLRRQFEIFDTNKDRLLDFSEFCASLNMVNDASTMEARKEMFNTADKDNYKSINFEEYLQLMYDLKQGTPVPKPLESEDDKDTATGDIICEVARMDTFQQMCYGVF; encoded by the exons ATGAGAAAT GTGCAAACTAGCCACGGTGACACAGTTTGCAAGATGGGGATGTCGTTGTCATATCCACTGGTGAAAGAGCCAGAAAGTTATGTGGATCCTGATTTAAATGAAG ACTCCGACGAGATGAATTTTGCAATGGAAATGCATGAGATTAACCTGAGCTACACATACGACATGATCCAGCAGAGGATCCGCTCTATCAAAGAGTCCGCCAAATTTGACA AGTACAGCTACGACTGGAACACCAGCGTGTTGGATCTGAAGAACCAGTTTCCCCACTGGACAGCTGATGACCTGCTCAACCTGAGACGGCAGTTTGAGATTTTTGACACCAACAAAGACCGCCTGCTGGACTTCAGCGAGTT TTGCGCTTCTCTGAACATGGTCAACGATGCATCAACTATGGAGGCCAGGAAAGAAATGTTTAATACAGCGGACAAGGACAACTACAAGTCCATCAACTTCGAGGAGTACCTCCAG CTGATGTATGACCTTAAGCAGGGCACGCCGGTCCCCAAGCCCCTCGAGAGCGAGGACGACAAGGACACGGCCACCGGTGACATAATCTGTGAAGTGGCACGCATGGACACCTTCCAGCAGATGTGCTACGGCGTCTtctaa
- the si:ch211-122l24.6 gene encoding uncharacterized protein si:ch211-122l24.6 isoform X8 — protein sequence MYNVQTSHGDTVCKMGMSLSYPLVKEPESYVDPDLNEEYSYDWNTSVLDLKNQFPHWTADDLLNLRRQFEIFDTNKDRLLDFSEFCASLNMVNDASTMEARKEMFNTADKDNYKSINFEEYLQLMYDLKQGTPVPKPLESEDDKDTATGDIICEVARMDTFQQMCYGVF from the exons ATgtataac GTGCAAACTAGCCACGGTGACACAGTTTGCAAGATGGGGATGTCGTTGTCATATCCACTGGTGAAAGAGCCAGAAAGTTATGTGGATCCTGATTTAAATGAAG AGTACAGCTACGACTGGAACACCAGCGTGTTGGATCTGAAGAACCAGTTTCCCCACTGGACAGCTGATGACCTGCTCAACCTGAGACGGCAGTTTGAGATTTTTGACACCAACAAAGACCGCCTGCTGGACTTCAGCGAGTT TTGCGCTTCTCTGAACATGGTCAACGATGCATCAACTATGGAGGCCAGGAAAGAAATGTTTAATACAGCGGACAAGGACAACTACAAGTCCATCAACTTCGAGGAGTACCTCCAG CTGATGTATGACCTTAAGCAGGGCACGCCGGTCCCCAAGCCCCTCGAGAGCGAGGACGACAAGGACACGGCCACCGGTGACATAATCTGTGAAGTGGCACGCATGGACACCTTCCAGCAGATGTGCTACGGCGTCTtctaa
- the si:ch211-122l24.6 gene encoding calcium-binding protein J isoform X4: MYNVQTSHGDTVCKMGMSLSYPLVKEPESYVDPDLNEDSDEMNFAMEMHEINLSYTYDMIQQRIRSIKESAKFDKYSYDWNTSVLDLKNQFPHWTADDLLNLRRQFEIFDTNKDRLLDFSEFCASLNMVNDASTMEARKEMFNTADKDNYKSINFEEYLQLMYDLKQGTPVPKPLESEDDKDTATGDIICEVARMDTFQQMCYGVF; encoded by the exons ATgtataac GTGCAAACTAGCCACGGTGACACAGTTTGCAAGATGGGGATGTCGTTGTCATATCCACTGGTGAAAGAGCCAGAAAGTTATGTGGATCCTGATTTAAATGAAG ACTCCGACGAGATGAATTTTGCAATGGAAATGCATGAGATTAACCTGAGCTACACATACGACATGATCCAGCAGAGGATCCGCTCTATCAAAGAGTCCGCCAAATTTGACA AGTACAGCTACGACTGGAACACCAGCGTGTTGGATCTGAAGAACCAGTTTCCCCACTGGACAGCTGATGACCTGCTCAACCTGAGACGGCAGTTTGAGATTTTTGACACCAACAAAGACCGCCTGCTGGACTTCAGCGAGTT TTGCGCTTCTCTGAACATGGTCAACGATGCATCAACTATGGAGGCCAGGAAAGAAATGTTTAATACAGCGGACAAGGACAACTACAAGTCCATCAACTTCGAGGAGTACCTCCAG CTGATGTATGACCTTAAGCAGGGCACGCCGGTCCCCAAGCCCCTCGAGAGCGAGGACGACAAGGACACGGCCACCGGTGACATAATCTGTGAAGTGGCACGCATGGACACCTTCCAGCAGATGTGCTACGGCGTCTtctaa
- the si:ch211-122l24.6 gene encoding calcium-binding protein J isoform X2, which produces MSCHSVQTSHGDTVCKMGMSLSYPLVKEPESYVDPDLNEDSDEMNFAMEMHEINLSYTYDMIQQRIRSIKESAKFDKYSYDWNTSVLDLKNQFPHWTADDLLNLRRQFEIFDTNKDRLLDFSEFCASLNMVNDASTMEARKEMFNTADKDNYKSINFEEYLQLMYDLKQGTPVPKPLESEDDKDTATGDIICEVARMDTFQQMCYGVF; this is translated from the exons ATGTCGTGTCATTCG GTGCAAACTAGCCACGGTGACACAGTTTGCAAGATGGGGATGTCGTTGTCATATCCACTGGTGAAAGAGCCAGAAAGTTATGTGGATCCTGATTTAAATGAAG ACTCCGACGAGATGAATTTTGCAATGGAAATGCATGAGATTAACCTGAGCTACACATACGACATGATCCAGCAGAGGATCCGCTCTATCAAAGAGTCCGCCAAATTTGACA AGTACAGCTACGACTGGAACACCAGCGTGTTGGATCTGAAGAACCAGTTTCCCCACTGGACAGCTGATGACCTGCTCAACCTGAGACGGCAGTTTGAGATTTTTGACACCAACAAAGACCGCCTGCTGGACTTCAGCGAGTT TTGCGCTTCTCTGAACATGGTCAACGATGCATCAACTATGGAGGCCAGGAAAGAAATGTTTAATACAGCGGACAAGGACAACTACAAGTCCATCAACTTCGAGGAGTACCTCCAG CTGATGTATGACCTTAAGCAGGGCACGCCGGTCCCCAAGCCCCTCGAGAGCGAGGACGACAAGGACACGGCCACCGGTGACATAATCTGTGAAGTGGCACGCATGGACACCTTCCAGCAGATGTGCTACGGCGTCTtctaa
- the si:ch211-122l24.6 gene encoding calcium-binding protein J isoform X6, whose protein sequence is MGMSLSYPLVKEPESYVDPDLNEDSDEMNFAMEMHEINLSYTYDMIQQRIRSIKESAKFDKYSYDWNTSVLDLKNQFPHWTADDLLNLRRQFEIFDTNKDRLLDFSEFCASLNMVNDASTMEARKEMFNTADKDNYKSINFEEYLQLMYDLKQGTPVPKPLESEDDKDTATGDIICEVARMDTFQQMCYGVF, encoded by the exons ATGGGGATGTCGTTGTCATATCCACTGGTGAAAGAGCCAGAAAGTTATGTGGATCCTGATTTAAATGAAG ACTCCGACGAGATGAATTTTGCAATGGAAATGCATGAGATTAACCTGAGCTACACATACGACATGATCCAGCAGAGGATCCGCTCTATCAAAGAGTCCGCCAAATTTGACA AGTACAGCTACGACTGGAACACCAGCGTGTTGGATCTGAAGAACCAGTTTCCCCACTGGACAGCTGATGACCTGCTCAACCTGAGACGGCAGTTTGAGATTTTTGACACCAACAAAGACCGCCTGCTGGACTTCAGCGAGTT TTGCGCTTCTCTGAACATGGTCAACGATGCATCAACTATGGAGGCCAGGAAAGAAATGTTTAATACAGCGGACAAGGACAACTACAAGTCCATCAACTTCGAGGAGTACCTCCAG CTGATGTATGACCTTAAGCAGGGCACGCCGGTCCCCAAGCCCCTCGAGAGCGAGGACGACAAGGACACGGCCACCGGTGACATAATCTGTGAAGTGGCACGCATGGACACCTTCCAGCAGATGTGCTACGGCGTCTtctaa
- the ccl20l gene encoding C-C motif chemokine 20 has protein sequence MAPTYLETILLLCCVVTMFSSTSAAYGPRKLYCCVEYQEKPVPYQQIKGYKLQSSKEVCNIDAIIFYTVKNKKVCATVKAEWVRKALARLSSKLKKMSSSNTVTGNPPPPPPRSERNIEPHSVMW, from the exons ATGGCTCCCACATACCTGGAGACAATCCTGCTTCTCTGCTGCGTTGTAACCATGTTCAGTTCAACCTCAGCTGCAT ACGGTCCTAGGAAACTTTACTGTTGCGTGGAGTACCAGGAGAAGCCTGTACCCTACCAGCAGATAAAAGGCTACAAACTACAGAGCTCCAAGGAGGTGTGCAACATCGATGCTATCAT CTTCTACACCGTGAAGAACAAAAAGGTGTGCGCCACAGTTAAGGCCGAATGGGTGAGGAAGGCTCTGGCTCGTCTCAG CTCCAAACTGAAGAAGATGTCTAGCAGCAACACTGTGACGGgcaacccccccccaccaccaccccgaTCTGAAAGGAACATTGAACCACATTCAGTAATGTGGTGA